The following DNA comes from Candidatus Methanomethylophilaceae archaeon.
ACCCGGCGATTTCCTGCAGCAGCCACAGGCGGGTGCAGTACCTGACCTTCCTCTCCCTCTCCTTCTTCTTCATTGAATCCCCCTCAGAACCACTGATATACCTGGGATTCCCAATAGTTGGGCTCGAACTTGCCGATGTACTTGGTGAGGTCGACTCCGAACAGCAAAGACTTGAAGTATTCGAACCAAGCCATATACTCATAATAGTCTATGCCGAAAATGTCCTCAGAGAAATCCGACGGCATTGTAGCCCTCAGCATGTCAGCCCCTATGAACGTCGCCTCCTCGAACGTGAGGCCCGCCTTCTCCTGCAGCGCCCAGAGGAGGAGGGCGTACTCCTCCTGGTACTCGTACATCGGGTAGTCCGACTGCTCGGGCCTAAGAATCAGGTCGTGCCTGATTTCGCCAACTATTCTCAACTCCCCGTCCGGACGCTCAGCTCTTTCTTTCAAAGAAGAGTACTTTGGTTGGGACAAAGGAGTGAGATCCCCTGTGAAGGCTCTCCCCAACCATTATGAGTCCGAATTTGACAGAGAAACCGGGAACAGAATCGAAAGCTATATAACGCCGATACTGTCGGCAGAGAGATGGAAGGTATACCACTTCCACGACACCTCCTGGAATTCCGGCATGAAACAGGACCATGACACATCCGATTCCGAATATCTTCAAAACGACGCGGCAAACATAGCCCCGTTTCTGTATATGCTGAAAAAATCCCGCCGCAGCAATTACGATGACATAATGAGAGCCGTCAAAATGGTCGCGCCATACATCAAAGAATTCGTGCTTGAGCCTTCTTCTGCAAATCATGACCTGATCCGTCTGAAATGGATGCAGAACGGATGCGATGAGGTCTTCGGCCCGAACCAGCTGTCAGACGGGACACTGCGTTTCATATGCCTGGCGACGCTTCTTCTGCAGCCGCCCGAGCTGCAGCCTTCCGCCATCATTCTGGACGAGCCGAAGCTCGGCCTGCATCCCGCCGCGATATCCCTCTTCGCCGAGCTGGTCCATATGACATCCCAGAAGAAACAGATGATCATATCCACGCAATCGCCGGACCTTCTCGATGCCTTCAACCCGGACGACGTCATAGTCACGGAAATGACCCCGGAAGGGACTGCGTTCGAGCGTTTATCCTCCGGACGCCTGGAAGAATGGCTGGAAGATTGCTCTCTGAGCTCCGTCTAAAAAATACATTTTCGGAGGCCAGCCATGATACGCCTATATGTTTACTGCGAACGAACTGAAATATCCGCCCCGGTATTTTTCGTTCATTATTTAGAACCAGCATCGCCAAACTCCTCAATCAGACTGCTCAGAAAAGCCTGGGGCCTGAAATCTATCACGCAAAACACCGATGTGTTCAGAACCCATACCTGCCTCTCTTTCAACCACATCTCCGTCTGAAGACGGCAAATCCTGCCCAGATCAAAGCCGATCCCATATTCTTTGCCATCAGGAACATTACCCTCCCCACCCAGTATTTTGTCAGCTTTCAGAAGGTTCAGCAACACAATCCTGTCGAACGAGCGCCTGTCCACCTTCCCCAGATCTTTGAGGCTATTGCTCCCTTCCTCGCCCACCAATCTCTTGTAATCAGTGATACCGTCCTCTCCGACCATCAAGCCAAGATAGTCGCATGACCACAGATCCCGGATGTGTTTCAGAGATTCCATCATTGGATAGTTGATGTACAGCTTCCCCACATCGGTCGATTCGCAGAACACCTCCGCAAGTTGGACCAACTTCTCGCCGTCGAATAAACTATCATGCGGATCTATATCGAACACGAGAAAGATGTCGGTGAATTTCCTGTCCAGAACAGACTGGTCTTCGCTGGTTTTGCACGCTCTGAGGACTTCCATCGTATCGATCTTCTTCAGGCCCGCCATCTCCATTGATTTGATTATTTTATCAACAATAGCTTTGCCTTTGGATGATAGTTCATCATAATCGAGCAAAACATTGTCATCACCATTTTCAGGAAAATCAACAATAGGTGTTTTTTTACCA
Coding sequences within:
- a CDS encoding AAA family ATPase, yielding MRSPVKALPNHYESEFDRETGNRIESYITPILSAERWKVYHFHDTSWNSGMKQDHDTSDSEYLQNDAANIAPFLYMLKKSRRSNYDDIMRAVKMVAPYIKEFVLEPSSANHDLIRLKWMQNGCDEVFGPNQLSDGTLRFICLATLLLQPPELQPSAIILDEPKLGLHPAAISLFAELVHMTSQKKQMIISTQSPDLLDAFNPDDVIVTEMTPEGTAFERLSSGRLEEWLEDCSLSSV